TTAATTGTAAGCGGTACTCTTGTTATATCGATCAAACAttgacaataaattatgtcaaataATATGCAATCTTTGGACTAACATATTATTCACACAAAAATACATTATAATTGTCACACATTTATCACcatatgtatgtatgaaactcTGTCAAATATTAACTTACCTTTGGGTCAGTTAATAAACACATGAATTACATACACACAATtatcttaatatttttattaaattaatctacacaaaagagatcactttggtgatattttgtttcaattaatttaactaaatattaaatatctttaataaattctaaaaccaaaatttgaattaaattgttactatattatttcaaaattaataaactGTATATAAGCAATtcctcatataaaaaaaataaaaaaaaatgcttaCTGTATCAAATTCTCCTCAAATATAAGCAATCGCATTACAATATCAATGGAACcaatgattgttttttttttatgattactttcatacatatatatatatataagtaaaccaaaaaaaaaaaaaaagccactTGACAATACCTGCCGCCGTTTCTGTATTACATTCTcttacttttcatatatatatatatatatatatatacattaaggAATCCTTTGTAAAAGGATACTGTAAAGGAttgcaaataaaaaaaaattcatacataTAGGGCATGTAATCGACAGATTGTAATCGGCAGGTAatacatattcatacatatacaCAGTAATCGGCAGACTGTatatattacttatatatatatatattcatgattAGCAAAATCGCATATGaactaataaaatatatatatatatataaaggattgcaaaaataaattttATGGAAGATCAATACTATGATTCTCAAGAATTAATTCAGGGATGCTCTGGTACCAAATGTTAGAATACTGTAATCTGAATttagccctaattaattcaagagAATCAAACAATAAATAGCCAAAGGTTAGCGGAAGCGTACCGGAGTCCATTGAATCGCTTGAAAAAGGGTATGATCTTCCAATTTTGCATCAAAACCTTTGAAGTCTTATTTTCCTGATGATGGGGATTCAGGGTTCTGAAAAATACGATACGATGCAAAAATGGGGACCATTACCCATTATATTACCAACTGCCAAAGGAGTTAGTAATATTTATTAACTATTTctaatttggcccctcatcaaatcAGAAATTGTCTAATTGGTATCCACATATTAAAATCATGACAAACATACCCTTAAGTCATAAACTTTATTCCAAAATAGACCACATAAATTTGACTTATTTTATTTGATGACCCAACACACATTTTATATATACAATTGTGACCCCAATAAATTTCTAATAACCACATTACAAGAAAAAAACATTTTTAGAGGCGGAAATATTACCGGCGGAcaaagtccgccgctaataatagagaaatcaaaataaaaaattaatttttttattagcggcggactttccccattattagcggcggacaatATACAATGCCCGGGAACGGTTTCaaatttattagcggcgggtCTTAGTCTGCCGGTAATGACATTAGCGGCGGGGATATTACCGGTGGGTTATGGTGATAGCGGCGGGACCCGCCGGTAATAATGTTATATAATGTTCTTTTTGAGAGCCTTCGACCTCCCTTCACAAATCtctcttcattcttcttcttcttacctCTTTTGATCTTCCGAGATCACCTCGAGCTCAACGCTCCCTCCGTTGTTGTTCATCAACGCGCCGCCCCGACCAGCGGCTACGCTACACCCACGGTCATCGTCGACCTCCTTACACCTCACGCACCAACTCTCCGCTCCTCAACTCAACTCAGCTACCACACTGTAAAAATCTCTCATTTTCATTTATCTCTCGGAGCAGGCTCAACTTGTCTCCATTTTATAGCTTTGTGTATTCAATATTGTGGTAGttgttatatgtatatgtatctatatagatagatagatagataatATTCGATAAAATGTATGTGTAGTGTTTGATAAAATGTCTGTGTGAAGAATTGGTTACAGTGACGACAAACTGCTTCATGTTTCGTTGTTCAATGTTATTAGAAACTAATGATTGAGTTAAGGGATCATGTATTATTAGTAGTATGCGCAAGTGGTCTTAAAGTGCATATTATATTTCCTTCCTCTACAGGTCTTCAAGATCAATGACAGAAGTAGTAGTCGATGCTACAGATAAAGGGAACATAGCACGATTAATAAACCATTCAGTAAGTTTTCATTGTATGCACGAAAGGATTATTCTCTTTTTCTTGAATTTCTTTTAAGCCAGAATAACTCATTTTTTGAAACGAGACCTCTCTGGCTCTGATAGGGCTTTGCGATGGCGGGGAGACCTCGGCTTTGGAAGAATGCAACGCAACGGAAATCGCCGGTGACGAGAAAGAAAAAGGGGGCAAGTTCGACGAACCCGATCAAGAAGACTAAGACAATGGACCAGATTCTGGATGTGAATGAGCTTACAGTTACAGATTCTGAAGAGGAGATTTTAGAGGATACATTCGATGGTGTTACCCAGACTTAAACAGTGGAAGCGAATCATGCAGAAATTAGAGATGGAATTGGAGTATCACTTTCCCCCAAATCGTCTGAGAAGCAGCTGAGACAGATGGCTGGGATCAGGGCAACGTTTGCTGAGGTTATGGGTAAGATTAGTGATACAAAGGCTAATGCTGGTAAGGCTACTCCTAAGTTTCCGGTTCTgcattttgaaaaagaaaatatgGGTACAGTAGGAGGAATTGCTAAAATTGTTGAGGATGATATTAAGGATGAAATTCAATACTGGAGTTCAGCAATTGTGTGCTACATGTTGGGGGCTAATCCTCCTATACATGTAATGGAAGGATTTTTTCGAAGAGTTTGGTAGAAACAGGGTATTGACAGAGTAAGTTTACTGGGACATGGTATATTTCAAGTGCGTTTTCACTCGGTTCAGGAACGCGATGGAATTCTATCAAGGGGTTATCAATTTTTTGATGGTAAACCTCTTATTATGAAGGCCTGGAACCCTGATAAGAAGTATGTGAAGGATGAGATATGGAAAGTGCCTGTATGGATCAAGCTGATGAACCTTGAAGTGAAATATTGGGGGGAAAGAGCTATGGCTAAGATAGTCAGCTCAATTGGAACTGTGATCAAACAAGATCAAGCCACTTTAAATCGTGATAGATTACAGTATGCTCGGCTCTTGGTTGAAATAGATATGACTCATGGTTTTCCTAGCGCTGTGCAATTTGAAGATGAAAAAGGCCAATTAATATCTGTTGACATCAGCTATGATTGGAAACCAGATAGATGTGACACTTGCAAAGGTATTGGACATTTAAGTAATGTGTGTAGAAAAAGTAAAGTGGTAGAACAGCTTAAGAAGGTTTGGCAACCTAAGTCTCAGCTTGATGCAAACAAGGAGAGCAATAAATCAAAGGCAGTAGAAGAACTGGGATTTCAAGAATCTAAAGGGAAGAAAGTTCAGATGCCTAAAGTGCCTAAGGTGTTAACTAGTAACTATTTTGATGTGCTGGAATCAGTGACTGTttctgagtttcaggtgggggaAGTTCTTTGTGAAATACAGTCCATTATTGATGGAGGGGGAGATCCTCCACCAATAAATGGATAGAATGCTCTTTTGGAATGTTAGGGGCCTCAATAAATCCACAAAGCAAAAAGAAGTCATGAAAATGATTTCTTACCATAGGATTGGTTTTGTTGGGCTCCTAGAAACTAAGGTTAAGGCTGCCAATATGGGAACCTTATACCTAAATATGTTCTCAGGGTGGTGCTTCACTTCTAATAATTATCATCATCCTAATGGGCGGATTATTATAGCTTGGAATTCGAATAGCTTTGAGGTTGATATCAAAGGGGGTACGAGTCAATTTATTCACTGTTGGATAAGGCCTAAACAAGGGAGTCAGTTTGCTGTCACtgttgtttatgctatgaatgacAGTAATGACCGAAAGCAGCTTTGGAAGGATATTGGTCTTATTGCTCAAGGTACAAAGATTCTGTGGATTATTGGAGGAGATTTTAACGCTGTTTTGTCTACTGATGAAAGGCTAAATTATCGTGGTAATGGAGCAGAAATGGTGCCGTTTCAAACCTGTGTTGCGGATTGTGGTTTGGAGGATGTTAAATACAATGGTTCTTACTTTACTTGGAATAATAAACAAGAGGGAAAAGCTCGAGTGTGTGCAAAGTTAAACCGGGTTTTAGCTAATACTGACTGGTTGGATAAATTTCCAACGGCTGAAGTGAGCTACCTTTCAGAGGGAATTTTTGATCACTCTCCAGGGCTACTGTCCATATACCCGAATGCTCAAGACAAACATAAACCATTCAGATATTTTAATTACTGGAGTTCCTTGGCTGAGTTTACTGATATAGTTCGAAAAGGGTGGACTGAGATAGTAGAAGGCTCTCCTATGTACAGATTAATCAAAAAACTCAGAATgctaaaacagggattaaggaGGTTACACCAACAAGGGAAAGGAGACCTTGGTATCCAAGACTCAGCAGCGTTTAAAAAACTGATAGAACTTCAGGAGTCTTTGAGGGAACAACCTCAGAATGGGAACCTTATTTCTCAGGAAATTCAGGCTAGGATGCATTACACCCAGATTCACAAGCAATATCTTCTGTTATTAAGGCAGAAAGCAAAAGCAAATTGGATTGCTCTAAGTGATGACAATACCAAATTATTTCATGATAGTATGAAGCAGAGGAGAATGCAAAATACTATCTACTCGGTCAGAAACAGAGATGGGGAATGGGTTAATGAGTATCATGAGGTAACTCGAGATTTTTTGGAGTTCTATGATCATTTACTCGGATTCAATATGGGTGCAAGAACCAGGGTTCATAACAGTATAGTAAAAGAGGGTCCGCTGGTTAGTAAGTCTCAAGCTGGTGGATTATTGCAGGATTATTCTCCTGGTGAAGTTAAAACAGCTCTTTTTTCTATACCAAATGACAAAGCTCCTGGACCAGATGGTTTCAGCAGTGGTTTTTTTAAAGAAACTTGGAACATCACAGGGGAAGAGTTCACAGCTGCTATTCTCTCTTTTCTCAACACAAGGAAGATTCTTAAGGAAATAAATGCCACATCCATTACTCTAATCCCTAAAAAGGCTTGCCCTGACTCAGTGAGTGATTATAGACCTATTGCTTGTTGCAATGTGGTCTATAAAGTAGCAACCAAAATGATATGTTCTCGCCTCCGAAATATCCTTCCTAGTATTATCTCTGACAAACAAAGTGGCTTTGTTCGAGGAAGACAAATAGTCCATAATGTAATGATTTGCCAAGATTTAGTTCGGGGTTATGATAGGCAAAGGGCAAAATCAGCTTGTATGTTTAAAATAGATTTACAGAAAGCTTATGATACTTTGGATTGGGACTTTCTTCAAGAAATGATGCTGGCTCTTGGTTTCCCTACGAAGTTCGTGAATTTAATCATGGCTTGTGTGTGTACCCCGAGACTCTCCTTTATGATTAATGGATCGTTGCAAGGTTTCTTTCAACCTAAGAGAGGTCTTCGTCAAGGTGATCCAATATCTCCTTTGTTATTCGTCATTGGAATGGAGTATCTTTCGCGAATTTTGAAGAAAGTGGTAAATCTTCCTGGTTTTCAATATCATCCTAGATGTAAAAGTTTACAGCTTACACATTTATGTTTTGCGGATGATTTACTTCTGTTTTGCAAGGGAGATTATAAGTCAGCCAGCTTTCTTTTACAAGGTTTTAAGCTTTTCTCCAATTCTTCAGGGCTTCATCCTAACAGGGGGAAATCGGCACTCTATGAGGCAGGTTTGGATAATCACACTCTCACTCGTATTGAGCTTCTTTCTGGTTACAGCAGAAGTTGCCTTCCTTTTAGATATCTTGGTTTGAAAATTTGTTCCAAAAGACTTTCTCCAGCTGATTGTGAATGTTTAGTTGACCGAATGACTAGTAGAATTAGAACTTGGAGTAGTAGGAATCTTTCCTATGCAGGGCGTATGGTACTCATAAACTCAGTTCTTCTTTCTATTAATTCGTTTTGGTCTCAAATTATTATCTTGCCTAAAAGTGTGGTTCAGAAAATTAACCAAATCTGCCGGGCTTACCTCTGGAAAGGTAATGATAAGTATAATGGTTCCGGGAATGTTTCTTGGGCTGAGATCTGTCATCCGAAAAAAGAAGGTGGTTTGGGGTTTAAAGACACTGCTTTATGGAATCTTTGTGCAATGGGGAAACATGTGTGGGCTATATCTAATAAGAAAGACAACTTGTGGGTTAAATGGGTTAACTCAGTCCACATTAAAAAGGGTAGTTGGTGGACATATGAAGCCCCTGCTCATGCTAGCTGGTATTGGAAAAGAATAGTGCAGACAAAAGACAAGCTGAAACAGGTGTTTTCTGAAACTGATTTCCTTTCCTTTCATTACAATATTGCTGAGATGTATGCAAAATTAAGAAGGAATAACAGTGGGATGTGGCCTTATGCGGTGATTTGGGACTCTTTTTGCACTCCAAAGCACAGAGTAATTTCTTGGATGGCTGTGAGAATGAGACTTCCAACAAGGGATAGACTCTTACGTATGGCAGTAGTGGATAATAGTGTTTGCATGATATGTGATGAGGTTGAGGAATCTCACCCTCACTTATTCTTTTCTTGTTGTTACAGTAAGAAGATCACTGAGGCAATTAATTTTTGGCTGGGTTGGAATCCAAGGACCCAGGACTTGAACGGTTTAGTTAAAAGGATCAAAAAGAGGAAAGGGTCTCAAGGTAGGAAGAAATTTTATATGAGTGTTATTGCTGCTATGGTTTatttcatttggaaaaacaggaACAGAGTTTTATGGGATCAAAATCTCCCTACAGTCTAATTAATTATGCATAATATCAAATATGTTGTTAATAGAATCCAAGGCATGaacataaaaaaattcaatagaGTAGATAAAGAGTGGGTGGAGTCATTATACAAAGATTGTAATTAGATGGTTGTTTTGGtttaagttgtaattttttttggtGTTCATTATATTTGCCTCtgattttccaaaaaaaaaaaaaagaataactcATTTTGTTGAAATGAGTTTTCATATCTtgttcattttcttcttctttaaccCATTAAAATTTGAATGGTACCTATTATTGCTGCAGTACATGCCCAACTGCTATACGAGGATCATGAGTGTAGGTAATGGGGAGAGCAGGATTGTGCTCATTGCCTAAGACCACTTGATCAGATTCAGTGGAATTTCAGATTATCATATCTTACAAATTTGGGAGGTAATATATAGTAATAAAGTCATTTACGAGTCTTCTTTGTTATATTGCTGTAAGTTTGGGACAAAACTTGTTTCTCTTTTCAACCATTGTGTTTAAAATGACATTTCTATAGGAAAAAAACTGAATATTTTTAGTCCATAATATTATTgggttatgattttttttttctctgaaaGTGAATGGGATATAAttgtgaaaattaattttttttagtgcCCTATAATTGAATTAATATTTTGGTTGGATTTAGATGAAGAGCATTGTGTTAATTGATATATctttgtttgtatttttgcttAAAAGTGCAATTGATTGATGTTTAGCTTATGTCAATGTGTACAATTTTCAcacaatgattaattaaataaataataaattattttaagaaattattttaatttgtttattaaatattattatctaatattaactaatattaaattatttgaatatagaaattgaaaattttatttaataaatttttttaaaattaataatgattaattaaaaatgactacatatcttataataatttattttttaattaattaaataataaaaatttgattCAACGACAAATGATCGATTGGAGAAGGCAGTGAAGTTAGGGTTTAGTGCCTCAAATAATGAGACTGAGTATGAGGCAGTGCTCAACGGCCTTCGGGCGGCACGGGAATTGAAACTATACGAGATTTTTGTTTTCAGTGATTCACAACTAATGGTAAATCAGAATAATGGAGATTTCCAGGCGCGGGATGAACGGATGGCGCGGTACTTGGCCCTGATCCAGGAGGAGTTGGCCCTGACGGAACGGAACTATACTATGAGGAGAACGGTGGGTCTCTACCGACTCTCCCCCGAGCAGAGAATAGGCATGCCGACTCACTCGCttatattaaataacattatctaattgaataatttaatttaatttaatacaaatcttaaaaattaataatgattaattaaatagttaatattattaattatataatttaatagttaatgttatctaattaataatattaactaatattaaattatttgaatatagaaataataatgattaattaaatattactacatatcttataataatttattttttaattttttaattaattaaataataaaagtttgattcaacattatttaattaaataattttattttattttttattaaataacattatctaattgaataatttaatttaatttaatttaatacaaatcttaaaaattaataatgattaattaaatagttaatattattaattatataatttaatagttaatgttatctaattaataatattaactattattaaattattttaatatagaaattaaaaaatttatttaataaagtttttacaattaataatgattaattaaaattacgacgtatcttataataatttattttttctgtcccggtatgcttgtgattgatggttgttgactacaaccatcaattataGGGATATCGGCatagaaatgataagtttaaagtattaacaataaaataatgaatgaatttttttttaatttgaataacattatctaataaaacatcataaaataacataagatattataatattaactattattaaattattttaatatagaaattaaaaattttatttaataaaagtttttacaattaataatgattaattaaaattactacatatcttataataatttattttttctgtcccgtatgcttgtgattgatggttgttgactacaaccatcaacttcagggatatcggcacagaaatgataagtttaaaatattaataataaaataatgaatgaatttttttaatttgaataaaattatataataaaacatcataaaataacataagatattacaatattgcataagatttaaaaaatgataacaaatttttttgttatccattcctattcacattactaaaactcacagctcttgtaacactttagatggcgattgacaagacttggacaacattgagaaatcgtgcttgtcaagaatattggaatggtctacaatCCTTTTTGAGGATGGCCTCGGAATATAAGGatggtcaatttgtgagttcgtcgcagcagcagatgtatggtcaatttgtgagttcgtcgcagcagcagaggtatggtcagtttgagagtttaTTGCATCAGTCTCCCTCGGCGCGACCACATACTCGACAATTTAGATCATCTTCGCAGGAGCACTCTCCACaagcaccacagtttgcttcaccaccatcactacaagaaatctgatctttacctaccaataatatcagtaggtaatgatctttacctacgtatattatggaaggaaattttttaaccattcccgctcaattttccccccattttttattttcattataatattttattattataaatgcttatttggaagcttatgtggagtaaataaTATGATGTGTACACAATGTATAACATGTGGCATGCCACGTGTGTACATAGttggaaaaaatataaataacatatatttataatacattttaattatattatatataaaaaaaacatttttattaaaaaatttatttatttattcactactacaaaatatttTTTACGGGTCTCCTTTTTAGGACATGCACATAAATGTAAGTCCTAAAAAATGTTTATGTACTTTTTAGGACTCTAATTGAAAGTCTTTAAAAaacacattttaggactcgcgatgAGTGTCCTAAATAGTCCaaagagtcctaaaaaatctgaatAGAAAATTTGAGTGTATAATATGAGTAGTGACTTTTAAGGACTCAaattgagtgtcctaaaaaagtgttcAGGGCACCTAGAGAGTGCCCTTAAATATATTAAGTAAAAAGAGGGATAAAAACAATTGGAGATTCGAAATTGGGGCTAGGGCATTTCAAACAAATTGTCTAACTTTACATTTAATATtagttgttaattaattaaattacttattatttaaatagttaattaaaaataaaaaatttgttgaaaatttattaataatactTATTGGGCCTTTCAGCCAGGGATTAGGGTTCTCCTTTTTTTTCAGCACCACATCGTAGAAGGAAAGGAGAAGAACGGGCGGCTGGGTTCTCAGCCAAGGTGTTCTTCTTGGCGACGACGACGACGATGCAGTGCTCGGAGACGGCTGCAAGTGATTCTTGATGCATGTTCCTGGTGCTCGACGACGGCTACAGGTGGTTATTGACGCTTGGACTTCTCGGCAACACTGCAAAGGTGGTCGGAGCTGCATGCATCCTCGGCACGGCGGTTGTGCAGGCTGGGTTGGTTTCAGATTGGGCGTCAGCATAATTCCCATCTCTCCATTCCAAATCCCAGagacccaccaccaccaccactccCCTATTCTCATCTGGTTCTCTAATCAGAGCAGCAACTTCCATGGCGGCTTCCACAGAAACAGACACCAAACCCTTCTCCGTTCTCTTTGTGTGTTTGGGCAACATTTGTCGAAGCCCAGCTGCCGAAGGGGTCTTCACCGATTTGGTCAAGAAAAGGGGTTTGGATTCCAAGTTCAAGATTGACTCAGCCGGAACCATTAATTATCACGAGGGTAACCCAGCAGACCCAAGAATGAGGGCATCCTCAAAAAGTCGTGGGATTGTGATAACTTCATTGTCAAGGCCAATCCGCTCCTCCGATTTTGTAGACTTTGATTTGAGTCTCGCCATGGATAACCAGAATAGAGGTAGTAAAAGTAATGGATCATAGCTTTGATTTGATTGTCGTTTTGACTAAAAACAAAAACTTTGTGATTTGCATTTGTAGATGATATTATTGAAGCTTTTAATAGGTGGAAATTTAGAGACACTTTGCCTGAGGATGCTCATAAGAAGGTtagttcttcttcttctcttgctCAACTCAAATTTTGTTTTTTTGATTCCTTATGTGGTTCTGTTTGTATGTTGTAACGACTGTTATGTAAAATTGACCATGGAAATGTTTAATAGCAAACTAACATTTTTTCCAAAGAATTTGTTGTGATTTGCAGCACCAAGATTCACTTTCAACCTGAAAAACCAGTCAAGAAAGAAAACTAACACAATATACCAGTAGTTCATCACAGCAAAGTAGAGAACTTTAATCAAAcagaagaaaacttaaacatatggTACAATACCATTAGTTTATCACATCAAAGTAGAGAACTTTAATCAaacagtaagaaaacttaaacatagaGAAGAACACCAGCTTTATACTTCCAGTTTGAGCACTATCTTGAGCTCCTCCACTATGAATCAAAAGCAGTAATACACTTGTATCTATACAGTTGAGAATCAACACTCAGGTCAGATCTCTCTCAAGAGTCACTCAGTACAATCTCTTTAATGTACTCTCAAAGTGTATATATAGCCAGCCAAACAGAACATGACTTATCCAGCTATATAACAGACTTATCAAAGTAATTGATGTCATGGCAGGTTGGAGAATTAATACCACAGAATTTATTTGCAAAAATTACACTAAATTTACACTGTTCTGACCCTGTGTAAATTCAGTGAGGTTATTTAGCAAATCTAATACTTTTATATGGTCAGTTTAGCAAATTCCTGGTTTGTTTGTGATGCATGTTAAGCTAATGTGTTCTTATTGTAAGCGACATGACGAAACTGAAGTGCCAGATCCTTATTATGGTGGACAACAAGGCTTTGAGAAGGTAATTAACTTCACCATTGTTTTTGCACTATCATGATATGATTGAAATCAAACAAGATTATTGTATTCCAATACTCTTGTTATTGTTTGTTTATGTATGTATGTGATGAGTTAAGTTTTGGGATTAGACACTTTATTTTCATGGGaaatttctcttttttctttttttacagTGTGGTCTGCTCTGTGTTTACTATCAATTTTTTGTGGCAGGTTTTGGATTTACTTGAAGATGCTTGTGAATCATTGCTTGATAGCATATTGGCAGAGAAAAAAAACATCTAGGAAGAAAGAAAATGAGATAAAATGCCAATTGGTCACCAGTCTGGCTTTGGTTCCTTCTCTGTGATCAAATTTTATTTTCCTATTCTTGCTAATAATGATATTTTCCCACTATTATGTTGATTATTATACTGGTAGGCATCTTTCTCTTGCTACACTTTACATGCTGGAATTTTATATGATATCTGTTTTTCATTTCTATATTTTCATTTTCCATGCTCAATTACTTACAAATTGGGTAAGTGAAGTAAAACTTATAAAGTGACAGTGTTAATTTGTGtaatttacttttctttttttcaGATGGAATAACAAATATACTGGTAGAAATGAATGTTATAGCACCACATGCTTTTGTTTCATAAGTTTGGTTTACCCACATCGTGAAAATATTGTGGGTAACTCCCAGATAACTCCCGTGTCCTCTTCTCCttcattgaaaattttatttcttTCTAATCATATACTGCCTAATGGTACTTTTTATAGAAGTTCCAagtacatatgacattttattgtCACTTGTTATCTTATATTTATATGGTGCATCTAATCTATGACACAGAATTATGGTGCATTCTTGGAGAAAGACGGAGCAGGGTTTAGAGGGCAAGTTAAACTTACTGGATTTTAAAGTGGATTTCGCATTGTTTAACATGGTTCTAGGTTGGGCT
This genomic interval from Humulus lupulus chromosome 8, drHumLupu1.1, whole genome shotgun sequence contains the following:
- the LOC133796949 gene encoding low molecular weight phosphotyrosine protein phosphatase-like isoform X1; translation: MAASTETDTKPFSVLFVCLGNICRSPAAEGVFTDLVKKRGLDSKFKIDSAGTINYHEGNPADPRMRASSKSRGIVITSLSRPIRSSDFVDFDLSLAMDNQNRGGNLETLCLRMLIRRWNNKYTGRNECYSTTCFCFISLVYPHRENIVGNSQITPVSSSPSLKILFLSNHILPNGTFYRSSKYI
- the LOC133796949 gene encoding low molecular weight phosphotyrosine protein phosphatase-like isoform X3, whose translation is MAASTETDTKPFSVLFVCLGNICRSPAAEGVFTDLVKKRGLDSKFKIDSAGTINYHEGNPADPRMRASSKSRGIVITSLSRPIRSSDFVDFDLSLAMDNQNRGGNLETLCLRMLIRRFWIYLKMLVNHCLIAYWQRKKTSRKKENEIKCQLVTSLALVPSL
- the LOC133796949 gene encoding low molecular weight phosphotyrosine protein phosphatase-like isoform X4, which translates into the protein MAASTETDTKPFSVLFVCLGNICRSPAAEGVFTDLVKKRGLDSKFKIDSAGTINYHEGNPADPRMRASSKSRGIVITSLSRPIRSSDFVDFDLSLAMDNQNRGGNLETLCLRMLIRRWNNKYTGRNECYSTTCFCFISLVYPHRENIVELWCILGERRSRV
- the LOC133796949 gene encoding low molecular weight phosphotyrosine protein phosphatase-like isoform X2 encodes the protein MAASTETDTKPFSVLFVCLGNICRSPAAEGVFTDLVKKRGLDSKFKIDSAGTINYHEGNPADPRMRASSKSRGIVITSLSRPIRSSDFVDFDLSLAMDNQNRGGNLETLCLRMLIRRWNNKYTGRNECYSTTCFCFISLVYPHRENINYGAFLEKDGAGFRGQVKLTGF
- the LOC133796949 gene encoding low molecular weight phosphotyrosine protein phosphatase-like isoform X5, which codes for MAASTETDTKPFSVLFVCLGNICRSPAAEGVFTDLVKKRGLDSKFKIDSAGTINYHEGNPADPRMRASSKSRGIVITSLSRPIRSSDFVDFDLSLAMDNQNRGGNLETLCLRMLIRRIMVHSWRKTEQGLEGKLNLLDFKVDFALFNMVLGWA
- the LOC133796949 gene encoding uncharacterized protein LOC133796949 isoform X6, whose protein sequence is MAASTETDTKPFSVLFVCLGNICRSPAAEGVFTDLVKKRGLDSKFKIDSAGTINYHEGNPADPRMRASSKSRGIVITSLSRPIRSSDFVDFDLSLAMDNQNRDDIIEAFNRWKFRDTLPEDAHKKVLDLLEDACESLLDSILAEKKNI
- the LOC133796949 gene encoding low molecular weight phosphotyrosine protein phosphatase-like isoform X7, with the protein product MAASTETDTKPFSVLFVCLGNICRSPAAEGVFTDLVKKRGLDSKFKIDSAGTINYHEGNPADPRMRASSKSRGIVITSLSRPIRSSDFVDFDLSLAMDNQNRDDIIEAFNRWKFRDTLPEDAHKKNYGAFLEKDGAGFRGQVKLTGF
- the LOC133796949 gene encoding low molecular weight phosphotyrosine protein phosphatase-like isoform X8 yields the protein MAASTETDTKPFSVLFVCLGNICRSPAAEGVFTDLVKKRGLDSKFKIDSAGTINYHEGNPADPRMRASSKSRGIVITSLSRPIRSSDFVDFDLSLAMDNQNRDDIIEAFNRWKFRDTLPEDAHKKME